The following nucleotide sequence is from Vibrio fluvialis.
GCGCGAAGCAGATCTGCGCAATCGTATTGGCTGTCCAGTTCTGCGCGAATAGTGCTCACCAGGTGGTGCACCGCCGGAAAACTCTCAATGTCGAACAGTTTAGGAACGTGTACTGAACCCGGCTTGGCAACACGGCCAATGTCGTTACGTAGTAAATCGACAATCATCAGGTTTTCTGCCTGATCTTTTTCCGCTTGGGCGAGTTCGGCGGCATTGGCGGCATCGACGACCGGATCGTCACTTCGCGGACGAGTGCCTTTGATCGGCTTAGTTTCGATAATGCGGTCTTTGACTTGTAGGAAACGCTCCGGGGAAACACTTAAAATGGCCCCTTGTTCAGTGCGAATGAAGGCAGAAAACGGCGCCAGATTGAACTGTTCGAGTTTCAGATAAGCCAGCCATTCGCTGCCTTGGTAATGCGCCTGAAAACGCTGTGCCAAGTTGATTTGATAGCAGTCCCCAGAGAGCAGATATTCCTGCACTTGCGTAAACTTCTCACGGTAGCTGTTGGGTGTCATGTTTGACTGCCAAGGCGAGGAGAGGGCAAAAGGCATCAGCGGTTTTTGATTGCCGTCTGCGAGCAGTGATTCTGCATTTTCAATGTTCTGACCAATCACACGCGCGGTTTTCAGTTGATGATCAACGACAATTGCCCATTCATACAGGCCAACGGCCATGTCCGGCGCTGTTAAATCGTGTTCGGCAAGGCTAGGCAGACGCTCAACACGGCGCCCCAAATCATAAGCGAAATAGCCCAGTGTGCCGCCGATAAAAGGCAGATCATCACTGTATAGCAACGCTGGGAGATAGTGTTGCTGCAACTTGGTCAGCAATTCAAAAGGGTCATCTTGTGACAATGTCACACCACTGGGTTCGCGCACTTCGGTTTCGTCGCCAAAAGTGGTGAGAGTGACGATAGGATGAGCAACCAGAATGTCGAATCGACTGTCGATATGCGTGTCGGATGCAGAGCGGAGCAACATCGCCCAAGGCTGGCTTTCAACCTTTGAAAACAGCTGATTAGCGAGATCCGGTTGATAAGTAAGCGGCTTAGCTTGAATCTGAGTTTTTTCGTTGTTATTCATTTGTGTAAATTGTGACAGAGAGACAGTTCACTGCATAGCGTGTAGAGGAAAGCAAGAGTATCATAAAACTCCAACGAAAAGCTGCTACTTGATAGACGTGCTCTTGTTCAGTCGATTTTCGCCTTCTGGCTCCACTGACTCGTTTTGCATTTCTCTCAAGCGTCAGCCCACGGAAGCATAATGATAACGAGGCATGCAATGACGGTTATACGCAAGCAGGATGTGATCAGCAGTGTTGCTGATGCACTTCAGTACATTTCTTACTACCACCCTCTGGATTTTGTCCAAGCCCTAGAAAAAGCCTACCACCGTGAAGAAAGCCAGGCCGCGAAAGACGCGATTGCCCAGATTCTGATTAACTCTCGTATGTCTGCAGAAGGCCACCGTCCTATCTGTCAGGATACCGGTATCGTGACCTGTTTCGTCAATATTGGTATGGGTGTTCAGTGGGATTCCACGGATATGACCGTGCAACAAATGGTTGATGAAGGTGTACGTCAGGCTTACACCAATCCGGATAACCCGCTGCGAGCATCGGTACTGATGGATCCTGCTGGCAAACGTATCAACACCAAAGATAACACGCCAGCTGTGGTACACATCAACATGGTACCTGGCGATAAAGTAGAAATTCAGATCGCGGCGAAAGGCGGCGGTAGTGAAAACAAAACCAAGATGGTGATGTTGAACCCGTCTGACGATATCGCAGAGTGGGTTGAGAAAATCTTGCCAGCCATGGGTGCAGGCTGGTGTCCTCCTGGCATGCTGGGTATTGGTATCGGCGGTACGGCTGAGAAAGCAGCGGTACTGGCAAAAGAATCGTTGATGGAACACATCGACATTCAAGAGCTGATTGAACGTGGTCCGCAAAACGCAGAAGAAGAGCTGCGTCTCGATATCTTCAACCGTGTTAACAAGCTGGGTATCGGTGCACAAGGCCTGGGCGGTCTGACGACTGTGGTTGACGTGAAAATCAAAACCGCACCTACGCATGCAGCCTCTAAGCCTGTGTGTCTGATCCCGAACTGTGCGGCGACTCGTCACGTACACTTCACTCTGGATGGCTCAGGTCCTGCTGATCTGCAGCCACCAAAACTGGAAGAGTGGCCTCAAATCACTTGGGAAGCGGGCGCGAACACTCGCCGCGTAAATCTGGATACCGTTACCGCTGAAGAAGCTCAACAGTGGAAGACCGGCGAAACTCTGCTGCTGTCTGGGAAGTTGCTGACTGGCCGCGATGCGGCGCACAAACGTATTCAAACCATGCTGGACAATGGTGAAGGCCTGCCAGAAGGTGTCGACTTCAAGGGTAAATTCATTTACTACGTAGGCCCGGTTGACGCCGTGGGCGACGAAGCAGTGGGTCCAGCTGGCCCAACAACGTCGACTCGTATGGATAAATTTACCGACATGATGCTCGATAAAACCGGCATCATGGGCATGATTGGTAAAGCAGAACGCGGCCCTGCGACGGTGGAATCGATCAAAAACCACAAAGCCGTTTATCTAATGGCCGTGGGCGGCGCAGCCTATCTGGTGTCTAAAGCGATCAAGAAAGCGCGCGTGGTGGCGTTTGAAGATCTGGGTATGGAAGCGATTTACGAATTTGAAGTCGAAGATATGCCAGTCACCGTTGCGGTTGACTCTCAAGGTGTCAACGCACACCAAGTGGGGCCGGATACGTGGAAAGTGAAAATCGCTGAAGCGGCTAAGTAAAAGTGAATGGTCGGGTCTGTGATCCCGATTGCACACTCTTAGCAAATAAATGACAAAGGTGCTGCGTCCGCGGCACCTTTTTTCTATATACTAATTCCCTATATACTTAAGTCACTTATTAAAAACGTCAGGAGAGCAACATGCCTCGCTTTATTCGAATCCTGCAGATCGCGATCGCGGTGGTTGTGGGCGCATTTTTAGGTTACGACCTGATTTTGCACGGTATCAGTATCTTTGATGATAAATACGTCACCATTACTTGTGTGTTGTTTGTGTTGCTGCAAATTGCTCTGCTGGTGATTTACAAGCTCATAGAAGAAGACTAAATCGTTAGATATCCGAGGGCTAAGAAAAAGCCTGCTGACGGAATCGATATTTCGCTTATCTAAGCCTCTGATTTTATTCAGGGGCTTTTTTATTCATCTCGTATTAAGATTACTCCAGCTAACCTACTTAACATTGTGAGTCCCTGTTGTACTCATATTTGTTTTTTCTAGTGGAGACCATGAATGAAGCGAATTGGCCAAGAAATGACGGATCTGATCCATCGCGGTTTAGATTCTCACGTACGTTTAGCAGTAACGGGGCTGTCACGCGCCGGTAAAACGGCGTTTATCAGCTCTCTGGTTAATCAGTTATTGCATACGTCTACCCACAATAATTTGCCCCTGTTGGCTGCCGCGCGAGACAAGCGCATCATTGGTGCCAAGCGAGTACCGCAAACCAATTTGATGGTGCCTCGTTTTGCTTACGATGAGGCGATGGAGCAGTTGCACAGCATTCCTCCGCAATGGCCAGTGCCAACACGCGACGTGAGTGAGATTCGGCTGGCCATCAAATACCAAAGCAAACGTCGCACGCGTAAGTTAATCAGCAGCACTTCAACGCTGTATCTGGACATCATCGATTATCCGGGCGAATGGCTTTTGGATTTGCCGCTGCTGGAACTCGACTTTGCGACATGGTCCGCGCAGCAATTTAACGCGCTGCATGGCACACGTGCTGAGTTAGCCAAACCCTGGCTGACCGCACTGGATGCACTCGACCTCGAACAAGAAGCGAATGAGAAAACTCTGGCACAGATTGCGGCGCTGTATACCGAATATCTGCATCAGTGCAAAGAGCATGGTTTGCATTGGGTTCAGCCGGGCCGATTTGTGTTGCCGGGTGAACTGGAAGGCGCGCCAGTGCTGCAATTTTTCCCTTGTCGCGACGTCACCAGTGAACGCAAAGCGGTTAAACACTCGATGCTGGCGCTGCTGAAGCAACGGTACGAGGAGTATCAGAACAAAGTGGTGAAAGCTTTCTATAAACACCACTTTGCCACCTTCGACCGCCAGATTGTGTTGGTGGATTGCCTGTCGCCTTTGAATGAAGGACACGAGTCCTTTATGGATATGCGCAGCGCGATTGAGCAGATCATGCAGAGCTTTCGTTATGGCCGCAGCGGCATCCTGAGCCGGCTGTTTGCGCCCAAAATTGACAAAGTACTCTTCGCTGCAACGAAAGCGGATCATGTCACGCCGGATCAACATCCCAACATGGTGTCTCTGCTGCAACAGATGATTCATCCGGCATGGCAGCATGCGGCGTATGAAAATATCGATATGAGTTGCATCAGTATGGCCTCGGTGCGGGCAACTCAGTCAGGTTATATCGACGCGCCGCAAGGCAAAGTTTCAGCCATTCAAGGAGTGACGGCAGCAGGGGACGCTATCACAGTTTACCCGGGCGATGTGCCGAAAAAGCTGCCTAATCCAAACTATTGGCAAGAGCACCAGTTCGACTTTACGGCATTTCGTCCGATGGAAAATAGTGGTGATGAACCTTGCAAACACATCCGTCTGGATAAAGCGTTAGAAACACTGATTGGAGACAAATTGAAATGAGCGAATTGAAAACCAAACAAGTGTTCAGCCAGCCGCTAAAAACGGAAGAACCCAACGTAGAACTCAATGCGCAGCAGCAGTTTTCTTCCGCGCAGACATTTGTGCCAAGCGTCGCCGAAGAGGTTGAAACTGCCGTTGAGTCGCAACTTGAACAAGTGATTCGCCCTAAACGTGGACGCAAATGGTTTGCGGCCACACTGCTGGCTTCCTTTTCTGGTTTGGTGGTCTGGCAAGCCGTTGATAACGTCGTCACGTCGATTCAAAGTGCAGATTGGCTCAGCCTTGGTTGGGCAGGTTTCATTTCAGCACTGGCCGGATTGGGTTTGAGCGCTTTGGGTAAAGAGTTGTGGAAACTGCGCAAACTGCGCAACCATTTCTCCGTTCAAGAGCAGGCTGAAGCTCTGATCAACACCGATGCGGTGGGACACGGCCAGGCGTTCTGTGAACTGATTGCCAAAGAGAGTGGCATTCAAACCAAAAGCCCGGCTTATCAACGTTGGCAGAGTAGCCTCGACAGCAGCCACAGCGATGCTGAAGTGTTGGAAATGTACGATGCAATGGTGGTGAGTGAGCAGGATAAACAGGCGACCAAACTGGTGTCGCAGTACTCAACAGAAGCCGCCGCGCTGGTGGCTATCAGTCCTCTGGCGGTCGCCGACATGCTGCTGGTGGCGTGGCGCAATTTTAAGATGATCGATCAACTGGCAGACTTGTATGGCGTTGAGTTGGGTTACTGGTCACGTCTGAAATTGTTCAAAGCGGTACTGGTGAATATGGCCGCTGCGGGCGCAAGTGAACTCGCGATTGACGCCAGCATGGATCTGCTGTCGATGGACTTGGCGGGCAAGGTGTCCGCTCGAGCCGGGCAGGGGCTGGGAGTCGGCATTCTTACTGCTCGATTGGGTCTCAAAGCCATGTCTCTGCTGCGTCCACTACCGTGGCACAAAGACCGCGCGGTGAAGTTAAGCGCAATTCGTAAACAAATCGTGGCGAAAGTCACGGCGCTCACCGTCAAATAAACGAAAGTGTGCGCTGAAACAAGAGATTACTTGACGCACTTCTGACCTTGATAGAAACTACTGTCAACTTTTCGTGACACTTTCTGATTAGGATAAGATTCAGTGCGTCTTGAAGTCTCTTGTGAAGACAGACTCGGGCTAACCCGGGAACTGCTCGATATTCTTGCCTCAAAAAACATCGATTTACGTGGAATTGAAATCGATGTAATCGGCATTATCTACCTCAACTGTCCGGACATCGATTTTGAAACCTTCAGTGAACTGATGGCGGAAATTCGCCGCATTCCGGGAGTCAAAGATGTCCGTAAAATCCAGTTCATGCCGATTGAGCGTCACAACACCGAACTGATCTCTCTATTAAACAATCTTCCCGATGCGGTCCTTGCTATCGATCTCAAAGGCTCGGTAGATATGGCGAACCACTCTGCGTTATCGCTGTTCAACAAAGAATCACAGGAGATGATTGGTCATCACATTTCGGGCTTACTGCCAGCATTTAACTTTGCCCGTTGGGTAGAAGGCAGTAAAGCACGTGTGCGCGAAGAGATTGTATTGGATGGTCTCGACTATGTGATGGAACTGATGCCAGTTTACATCACTGGTGAATCCAAAGAGTCGACACTTGCCAGTTCGATGATGATCATTCGCTCAATGGCCTCGCATGTGATGGCGGATGATAATCTGCCACTGCACAACAATCTCGGATTTGAACATTTTGTCGGTGTTTCCAATCGCCACAAGGCGTTGATCAGCCATGCGAAAAAGCTGGCTATGCTCGATCAACCGCTGTTGCTGGAAGGGGAAACGGGCACGGGTAAAGAGATGTTGGCGCGTGCGTGCCACAATCGCTCTAACCGTTCCGGCGCGCCGTTTTTGGTGTTGAGTTGCGCGTCGATGCCCGATGATGTGGCTGAAACCGAACTGTTTGGCCATGCTCCGGGGTCGTTTAACCATCAGCAAGGTCACAAAGGCATTTTTGAACAAGCGAATGGCGGTACGGTATTCCTCGATGAAATCGGTGAAATGAGCCCGCATTTGCAAATCAAACTGCTGCGTTTCCTGCAAGATGGTACGTTCCGCCGTGTTGGTGAAGAACATGAAGTGCACGTCGACGTTCGAGTGATTGCCTCAACGCGTCACAATCTGGCTGAGTTAGCCGAATCGGGCAAGTTCCGCGAAGATCTGTTCTATCGTCTCAACGTGTTGACGCTGCGTATTCCGCCACTGCGTGAACGTCCTAGTGATGTTCAGCCGCTACTGGATCTGTTCATCGCGAAACACAGCAATAAACTTGGCATGATGAAGCCGAAACTGGCCGACGATCTACTTGATCAGCTCGCGCAATATCAATGGCCGGGCAACATGCGTCAGTTGGATAACATGGTACTGCGCGCCCTGACCGAAATGCCGGATGATGTGCTGACGGTGGATTATTTCCATCTGCCACAACTGGAAACGGTGGCGACGGGTATGACCAACATCAACTTGGATGGTTCGCTTGACGACATTATGAAAGATTACGAAGCGCAGGTGCTTGATCGCCTGTATCAATCTTTCCCGTCGAGCCGAAAGTTGGCGAAACGCCTCAATGTGTCACATACCTCGGTGGCCAATAAACTGCGTGATTACGGGATTAAGAAGCGCTGATGGAAGGATACAACACCTCTGGCCACGTATTTAAAACCGATGGCGAGATTATTTTACGCACGGCGGAATTTGACGACGCCGCGCGCATTTCGAATTACTTTACGGTCAATCGTGATTATCTCAAGCCTTGGGAACCTAAGCGTGAAGAGGCTTTTTTCTCTGAGCTTGGCTGGCAGCAACGCCTGATTAAACTCAGCGAACTGCACAAGATGTCGCTCGGTTTTTACCTGCTGATCATCGATGCTGACAGCGACGAAATGCTGGGTACGATTTCGTTCAGTAATATTTCCCGTTTCCCGTTTTATGCCTGTAATGTCGGCTACTCGCTGGCGGAGCAAGCGCAGGGCAAACAGATCATGACTCGCGCGCTGAAAATGGCGTGCGACTACATGTTTAATGAACAAAATCTGCATCGCGTGATGGCTTCTTATATGCCTCACAACAAACGCAGTGAAGCCGTATTGCAACGACTCGGATTTGTGCACGAAGGCCAAGCAAAGGACTATTTGTTGATTGATGGTCAATGGCAGGATCACAACCTGACATCATTGGTGAATCCCAACTGGAAGGAATAACATGCAATCAAGAATGCAGCAGCAACTGAGTTTAGTTCTGGAACTGGATCGCCTGAAAAGCGTATTGCGTCGTACCCGAGTCAAATGTGCAGAGGGACGACTGGAAAACAGTGCTGAACACAGCTGGCATGTTGCTATGATGGCGTTGTTAATGCAGGAACATGCGAACGAACCTGTCGATATCAATCGAGTCATCAAAATGTTGCTGATGCACGACATGGTTGAGATTGATGCAGGGGATACCTTTGTTTACGATACCGCCGCATCCGCTGAGCAAGCGCAAAAAGAACTCGCCGCGGCCGAGCGACTGTTTGGGCTGCTACCAACAGAGCAGGGCGAAGAACTATTTTGTTTGTGGCGTGAATTTGAAGCGGCACAATCGGCGGACGCTAAGTTTGCCAAAGCGTTGGACCGCCTGATTCCGATGATGTTGAACTATCATAATCAGGGACAAAGCTGGATGGAAAACGGTGTTTCCCGCCAACAAGCACTGACCGTGAACCGTCGTATTGACGAGGGTTCACATGCGCTGTGGGAATACGCACAGCAAATGATTGAACACGCCACCGAACAAGGTTGGCTAAAAGCCTGAAGGACATTTCATGTCGTATTTGCCTTTGGAACAGTACCAAAGAAAATGGATTTTTACCCACCAGTCCATGCCCGTACCTGAGCAGGATCTGGAACAAATTAAACCGATGTCGCCGATGCGTGCCGCGCAGTTCTGGAAAGAGAACTTAAGCCCACAAAGCCCGGATGCAGAGCGCTTTAGCTCACAGGACTGGCCAAGCAAAGCCAGCAACTGGAGCAATGAAGTGGATTGGATGAGTGAGTGGGAGAGCGACGATGCTGCGATGCCACAAGCTATTCTCGATCATATTGATTGGCAGGATGATGTGACCGTCTATTTCTGTTATGAAAAGTACAACGTGATTGAAACCAAGTGGTCGGTTTTCAAACGCCATTGGAAGAACTTCCTGTTTTACGATGATGGTCCGATCCTGCTTGGCCGCCGACGCAAACAGGCGTTGTGGTTCAGCACTAACGGCACGGTCAAAATCGGCCAACACGATGAATAATAAAAAAACCGGCTTCTTGCCGGTTTTTTTATGTTTTCTATCTGACGGGGTTATTCCTGAATCACCACTACTTTATTTTTCGCCGCCGACATAGTACTGCCCATTGAGGCGCTGATGATCAGCAAGATAGCGGCCCACTGCGACCAGCCGAGCGTTTCACCCAGAATCACCAAGCCTGCCATGGCGGCAATGGCCGGTTCCAGGCTCATCATCACGCTGAAATGCTGAGTCGACAGACGGCTCAGCGCCATCATCTCCAGGCTGTAAGGCAAAGCGCTCGACAAAACTGCGATGGTCAGCGCCATAGGTACAATCGACCAGGTAAACAGTGGCCCGGTCGCCAAACTGGCACCAATCGGAAAATATATCACGCTGGCAATACACAGGCCGATCGCAACCGTCGCACCGCCGGAACCCACTGATCCCGCACGTTGACCAAACCAAATATAACCCGCCCAGCAACCACCGGCCCCAAGCGCAAGCGCCACGCCAATCGGATCAAGGGCGTCCACGCCCGACATGTCAGGCAGCAGCAACGCGAGGCCGGCCACAGCCAGTGCAATCCAGATAAAGTCACGTTTGCGGCGTGATGAGAGCAGCGCCAGCATTAATGGTCCAGTGAATTCCAACGCCACACCGATACCAAGCGGAATGCGTTCCAGTGCAAAGTAAAAGGAGAGTTGCATGCCGCCCAGACTCAGACCATACACCAACATGGCGCGCCACTGAGGTACGCTGAGGCGAAGGCGCCACGGACGAAAAATCAGTGTGAGAATAATCGCAGACAATGCAATACGCAGCGCAACCGTGCCGCCAACACCGACAACAGGGAAGAACTGTTTAGCAATCGAAGCACCGGATTGAATCGTCACCATGGCGCACAACAGGCAGCCAACGGCGAGCAGTACCGGAGATTTGTTCAGTAACATAAACACCAAAAAGTATGAAACAGGAGGCGCAGCGATTATGCCGCAAATAACGTGCGGTGAATAGGAGACGCCGTATCATTTATCTGCCCGCGACATACCGCCAATATTTGCTAGCAGGGACGCACTTTTCACATCTGCTCAGCGAAGCTCCGTTAATCATTGATCTAAAGCCAAACTTTTGTTTCTACGTGGCTGATAATGAGCCTATTCGTTTGGAAAATCCTAATCAGCGCAGGTCGCTTTCAGACCGGGCAGAACCCTCAGGAAGAGAGCTTATGATTCGTCCGTACCTCAAATTTATCATCCCGATTGTGATTCCTTTATTGGTGTTGCTGATGCCGCTTAGTGCATTTCCGTTTGATGGGCTGACCATCATTCAGCAACGTGTCATTGCAATATTCCTGTTGGCCGCCTTGCTTTGGGTATTTGAACCGATTCCGATTTACGCGACATCGGTGGTGATCATTGTGCTTGAGCTGATGATGTTGTCGGACAAGGGGTTGGTGTTGTTCAGACTCAATGAGTCGTCACCCGAATTTGGCGGTTTGCTGCACTACAGCGACATTATGGCGACCTTTGCCAGCCCGATCATCATGCTGTTTCTGGGTGGATTCTTTTTGGCGATGGCAGCGACGAAATATCGTCTTGATGTGAACTTAGCCCGTGTGCTGCTCAAGCCATTCGGCCAGAATCCGAAATACGTCATGCTGGGACTGATGATGATCACCGGCATATTCTCGATGTTCATGTCGAATACCGCCACCACAGCGATGATGCTGTCTATTCTGACTCCGGTCATTGCGGTATTTGGTCCGAAAGATCCGGGGCGTATTGCGTTCGCCTTGTGTATTCCGGTTGCGGCTAACATTGGTGGCATTGGTACGCCAATCGGCACACCGCCGAATGCCATTGCGCTTAAATATCTGGTTGGTGAGAACCTCATTACCTTTGGTCAGTGGATGGCCTTTGGCGTGCCGTTTGTCATCATTCTGATGACGCTGGCGTGGTTTCTGATTGGCTTTATGTACAAAGCTGAGCAAACCCAAATTGAGCTCAGCATCAAAGGTAAATTCCTTAAAACACCCAAAGCCATGGCGGTGTACGTGACCTTCGCGCTCACCATCATCTTGTGGTTGATGGGGTCGCTGCATGGCATGAACTCGTACACAGTGGCGTTGATTCCGGTCGCGGTGTTCTCCGTAACTGGCATCATCAACAAAGAAGACCTGAAGAAAATTTCCTGGGACGTTCTGTGGCTGGTTTCCGGTGGTATCGCGCTCGGTCTGGCGCTCGACAAAACCGGTCTTGCGCAATTGATGGTCAACAGCATTCCGTTTGATCAGTTCTCGCCTTATGTGGTGCTGTTTGGCGCCGCCTTCCTGTGTTTAATGATGGCAAACTTTATGTCCCATACCGCGACCGCCAACTTGTTGATGCCAATCATGGCGGCACTGGGCGCATCTATGGCCTCGCTGGTGCCACTGGGCGGAGAAGTCACCCTGATTCTGGTGGTCACTTTTGCGGCGTCGCTGGGCATGTCGCTGCCCATCAGTACGCCACCCAACGCGTTGGCACATGCCACTGGCCATGTGCAGAGTAATCAAATGGCGCGTGTCGGGGTCATCCTTGGTGTGGTAGGGGTGCTGCTGAGCTTTGTGATGGTTTGGTTGCTGCATGTGTTAGGTCATATTGGTTAAGCGTATGAACAATCAGGAGTCGGCGCTCGTTGAACGTTATTTCAGTTGCCCGCAGCGAACTTTGCGCTTGGTCAAGGGCGAACGAGTGCTGGAACAAAATGGCTATAACGACCGCCTTTACTATGTGCGGGAAGGAGAGCTGACCGGCCATTTCCAGGAAAAAGAAGGCAAATCAATTCGCGTCTTTTCCGCCTCACAAGGCGCATTTATTGGTGTGCACAGTTTCTTTTCGGGAAATTGGACAGCGTCATCGACCGTTGAGGCGCAAACTGATGTCGAACTGGGTTGGATTGATCGTTATACCAAAGTAGTCGATGAGGCCGCTTTCGGCCCACTGAGCACTCAGTTTATGCCGGTAATGGTAGCGGAATTGAGTCGCCGTCAGCGTCGTGCTATGCAGGAATCCGTCGCGAAGGAGAAAGCGCTGGAGCGCCTGTATACCGCAGAGCAGATGACGACGCTTGGCCAGCTCGCGGCGGGGATTGCCCACGAACTCAACAACGCGATTGGCGTGGTGAGCAGCAAAACCGAGCGGTTGGAGACTCTGTTTCTCGAGTTGCTGGAAGAGGTGCATCCCGAAGCCAGCCTGTTTTTTGATTTTGGTCTGCTGCATGGTCAGAAAGTGTCATCCAGCGAGGCGCGCGAACGTGGTGCACGCTTTGAGCAGCAGTATCACCTGCCGCGCAATATCGCTCGCGAACTGGCACGAGCGGTACCTGAACGCGAGCTCTCTGCCCACTGGCTGAAGAATCCTCATCTTGCCATTCGTTACTGGCAGATGGGGCGGGACTTGCATGACTTGCGTTTGGCTTCTAAACATACGGTAGGCATTGTGAAGTCTGTGAAGCAATTAGGGCGCACAGAAATCAATTTGAATGAAGACTTGGATCTTAACGACACGTTAAACCGCGCACTAGCGTTGTTGCAGAGTGATTTGCGGCGCGTGTCAGTACGCATGCGGCCGGGCATTCTGCCCATCATTAAAGGATCGACCACAGAATGGGTGCAAGTTTGGGTCAACATCATTAAAAATGCCTGCGATGCAATGCAAACCAGCGCTGAACCGGCCATCGATATTCACACCCGTTACAGCAAACAGCGAATCTTAATTACGGTCGCCAACAACGGCCCGGAGATTGACGAGGCAACCCGCAGAAAAATATTTCAACCCAGTTTTACCACCAAAAAAGACGGCTTGTCGTTTGGTTTGGGGCTTGGACTCGCCATCGTGAAACGGATTGTCTCCAGTAACGGCGGCACGATTGCCGTTAAAAGCAATCACGACACAACCATTTTCAGGATCAAATTACCTGTCGAGGATGACTATGGAGAAGCTTAATATCATTTGCGTTGATGACCAGCGCGAAGTGCTCAGTGCGGTGCTGCAGGATCTCGAACCTTTGGCGACCTGGCTCAATATTGAGGATTGCGAATCGGCTTATGAAGTGCTGGATTTGATGGACGATCTCGATGCGCAGGGCGAGCATATCGCCCTGATTATTTCAGACCACGTCATGCCGGGCAAAACCGGTGTTGATTTGCTCACAGAGGTGGCGGAAGACTCACGTTTCAAAGGCACCAAGAAAGTGCTGCTCACTGGTCAGGCGACTCATACCGACACCATTAACGCGATTAATGCCGCGGGTATTGACCGCTATTTCGAAAAACCATGGAATGCCAAAACGCTGGTCGAGTGTGTACGCAGTCTGGTAACAGAGTATGTTTTCGAACGCGGTATGGATTACACCGAATGGCATGACCACCTGGACCAGAAAATTATTCTGGCCCGGTTGCGTTAGCGTAAGTCATTACATGACCTGACTATAACGTTGGGAAATGAGATCTTTCACCTGGCGCATGCGCTGCTCACATTTCGCCTGAAGGAATTGATGCAGCGCGCGCGTCGCGTGATTGAGCAAACGCTTGTCAGCGCACACCAGATAGACCGGACAAGGCTCCGATTGCCAGTCAGGCATGAGCGGAATTAAATGGCCGTCAATGATGTCCTGACTGACATCCAACAATGACTTATACGCCACTCCACGGCCATTGATGGCCCAGCGGCGCACCACGTCGCCATCATTCGCACTGCGTTTGCTGTTTACCACCACGGTTTCAGTTTC
It contains:
- the pabB gene encoding aminodeoxychorismate synthase component 1; translated protein: MNNNEKTQIQAKPLTYQPDLANQLFSKVESQPWAMLLRSASDTHIDSRFDILVAHPIVTLTTFGDETEVREPSGVTLSQDDPFELLTKLQQHYLPALLYSDDLPFIGGTLGYFAYDLGRRVERLPSLAEHDLTAPDMAVGLYEWAIVVDHQLKTARVIGQNIENAESLLADGNQKPLMPFALSSPWQSNMTPNSYREKFTQVQEYLLSGDCYQINLAQRFQAHYQGSEWLAYLKLEQFNLAPFSAFIRTEQGAILSVSPERFLQVKDRIIETKPIKGTRPRSDDPVVDAANAAELAQAEKDQAENLMIVDLLRNDIGRVAKPGSVHVPKLFDIESFPAVHHLVSTIRAELDSQYDCADLLRACFPGGSITGAPKVRAMEIIEELEPHRRSAYCGSIGYISRHGRMDTSITIRTLVAQNQQLYAWAGGGVVADSQCEAEYQETLDKLSRILPVLEN
- a CDS encoding fumarate hydratase; translated protein: MTVIRKQDVISSVADALQYISYYHPLDFVQALEKAYHREESQAAKDAIAQILINSRMSAEGHRPICQDTGIVTCFVNIGMGVQWDSTDMTVQQMVDEGVRQAYTNPDNPLRASVLMDPAGKRINTKDNTPAVVHINMVPGDKVEIQIAAKGGGSENKTKMVMLNPSDDIAEWVEKILPAMGAGWCPPGMLGIGIGGTAEKAAVLAKESLMEHIDIQELIERGPQNAEEELRLDIFNRVNKLGIGAQGLGGLTTVVDVKIKTAPTHAASKPVCLIPNCAATRHVHFTLDGSGPADLQPPKLEEWPQITWEAGANTRRVNLDTVTAEEAQQWKTGETLLLSGKLLTGRDAAHKRIQTMLDNGEGLPEGVDFKGKFIYYVGPVDAVGDEAVGPAGPTTSTRMDKFTDMMLDKTGIMGMIGKAERGPATVESIKNHKAVYLMAVGGAAYLVSKAIKKARVVAFEDLGMEAIYEFEVEDMPVTVAVDSQGVNAHQVGPDTWKVKIAEAAK
- a CDS encoding YcjX family protein, encoding MKRIGQEMTDLIHRGLDSHVRLAVTGLSRAGKTAFISSLVNQLLHTSTHNNLPLLAAARDKRIIGAKRVPQTNLMVPRFAYDEAMEQLHSIPPQWPVPTRDVSEIRLAIKYQSKRRTRKLISSTSTLYLDIIDYPGEWLLDLPLLELDFATWSAQQFNALHGTRAELAKPWLTALDALDLEQEANEKTLAQIAALYTEYLHQCKEHGLHWVQPGRFVLPGELEGAPVLQFFPCRDVTSERKAVKHSMLALLKQRYEEYQNKVVKAFYKHHFATFDRQIVLVDCLSPLNEGHESFMDMRSAIEQIMQSFRYGRSGILSRLFAPKIDKVLFAATKADHVTPDQHPNMVSLLQQMIHPAWQHAAYENIDMSCISMASVRATQSGYIDAPQGKVSAIQGVTAAGDAITVYPGDVPKKLPNPNYWQEHQFDFTAFRPMENSGDEPCKHIRLDKALETLIGDKLK
- a CDS encoding YcjF family protein, translating into MSELKTKQVFSQPLKTEEPNVELNAQQQFSSAQTFVPSVAEEVETAVESQLEQVIRPKRGRKWFAATLLASFSGLVVWQAVDNVVTSIQSADWLSLGWAGFISALAGLGLSALGKELWKLRKLRNHFSVQEQAEALINTDAVGHGQAFCELIAKESGIQTKSPAYQRWQSSLDSSHSDAEVLEMYDAMVVSEQDKQATKLVSQYSTEAAALVAISPLAVADMLLVAWRNFKMIDQLADLYGVELGYWSRLKLFKAVLVNMAAAGASELAIDASMDLLSMDLAGKVSARAGQGLGVGILTARLGLKAMSLLRPLPWHKDRAVKLSAIRKQIVAKVTALTVK